A genomic segment from candidate division KSB1 bacterium encodes:
- a CDS encoding YgeY family selenium metabolism-linked hydrolase → MNEVLKHAKFIEPNLVEFLKDVVKFPHGSGKEGEVIARIKQEMEAIGYDEVKVDKLGNLYGRLGNGPRTLVIDGHCDVVDIGNLDNWEVDPTGGEIIDGEMYGRGSCDQKGGLTSAVYAGKVLKEVGMPEDLTLWVVASIMEEDCEGLCWKYIVEEEKMKPDAVLITEPTNLNIYRGHRGRLEMKVQVDGISSHGSAPERGVNAIYKMAGVIKEIEELHTRLKDDAFLGKGSITVTDVRSTAPSFCAVADSSTIHLDRRLTAGETIESALEEIRSLPSFKKDEAKAWVPEYTVPSYTGLDYGMQSYFPTWVLEEGHPALQTGVKSYRNLFEKDPKVDKWTFSTNGVGIMGLYGIPTLGFGPGNEIYAHAPNERIPVEHLHKAVAFYAEFVRNF, encoded by the coding sequence ATGAATGAAGTTCTGAAACACGCGAAGTTCATCGAACCGAATTTGGTAGAGTTCTTAAAGGATGTAGTGAAGTTCCCACACGGCAGTGGCAAAGAAGGCGAAGTAATTGCCCGGATTAAGCAAGAAATGGAAGCAATTGGTTATGATGAAGTCAAAGTCGACAAACTGGGAAACCTCTATGGGCGACTTGGGAACGGCCCAAGAACATTGGTGATTGATGGCCACTGCGACGTGGTCGATATTGGCAATCTCGATAATTGGGAAGTCGATCCGACAGGGGGTGAAATCATCGACGGCGAGATGTACGGCCGCGGCTCTTGCGACCAAAAAGGCGGATTGACTAGCGCCGTTTATGCCGGAAAAGTTTTAAAAGAAGTTGGCATGCCGGAAGATTTAACCCTTTGGGTTGTCGCTTCTATTATGGAGGAAGATTGTGAGGGTTTGTGCTGGAAATATATTGTTGAAGAAGAAAAAATGAAACCAGACGCAGTTCTTATCACGGAACCGACAAATCTCAATATCTACCGCGGTCATCGCGGGCGTTTGGAAATGAAAGTTCAGGTCGACGGCATTTCGAGTCACGGCTCTGCGCCGGAGCGTGGGGTGAACGCGATTTATAAAATGGCAGGGGTCATCAAAGAAATAGAAGAGCTGCACACACGGTTAAAAGACGATGCGTTTTTAGGAAAAGGTAGTATCACTGTGACGGACGTGCGTTCCACGGCACCATCTTTTTGTGCCGTTGCTGACTCCAGTACAATTCACCTCGACAGGCGCTTGACTGCCGGCGAAACCATTGAGTCAGCTTTGGAAGAGATACGAAGCTTACCTTCTTTCAAAAAAGACGAGGCCAAAGCCTGGGTGCCGGAATACACCGTTCCGAGTTACACCGGGTTGGATTATGGCATGCAATCGTATTTTCCCACCTGGGTCTTGGAAGAAGGCCATCCGGCATTGCAAACCGGTGTCAAAAGTTACAGGAATCTTTTTGAAAAAGATCCTAAAGTCGACAAGTGGACTTTCTCAACGAATGGCGTGGGCATCATGGGATTATACGGCATCCCGACCCTTGGTTTTGGCCCAGGCAATGAAATTTATGCACATGCACCGAATGAGCGAATTCCCGTTGAGCATCTTCACAAAGCCGTTGCTTTTTATGCCGAGTTTGTCAGGAATTTCTAA